The Myroides fluvii region GTTGGTAGAGCCGCTAGAAACGTCAACGGAAAGGCAATTATGTACGCGGACAAGATTACAGCCAGCATGCAAAAAACCATAGACGAAACAAACTATAGACGCGAAAAACAAATTGCCTATAACACCCAGCATAATATTACCCCTACGGGATTGAATAAAAAAATAAGCAACGACCTGATTAAACCAACCTATGACGAGTTGATGACCGAACAGGTAAAAAAAGTGGCTGAAAACCAAGCGAAATACTATTCTAAAGAAGAGCTTCAAAAGCGAATCAACAGCAAACGCAAGGAAATGGAAAAAGCAGCGATGGACCTCAATTTTATGCTGGCTGCCCAATTACGAGATGAAATTCAAATATTAAAAGATAAATTATAACTATCGCTCATGACTAATAACGATATTTTAAAGAAACTGAGAGTTGCTTTACAACTGAGAGACGAACAAATAGTAGAAATTCTTGAATTAGTAGATTTTAGAATTTCTAAAGGAGAACTAGGTAATTTCTTTAGAACTGCTGATCACCCAAAATACATGGAGTGCGGAGATCAAATTTTGAGAAACTTCCTAAACGGTTTGGTTATTTATCTTAGAGGAACGAAAGAAGATCCTAAAAACCCAATGGAGGTTTTACAGAAGAATAAAGAGAATCTTGTAAAAAAAGTAAAAATAGAACAACCTACTGAGGCTAAGCCATTTAAAAACAAACCTAAAGCTGCAAGCCCTTCAGGTAAAAAGCCCTTCGCTAAAACGGATAAACCTAAAAATCCACTAGGAAACATCAAGTTTAACAACGGGAAGAAAAAGTAAGATGGT contains the following coding sequences:
- a CDS encoding DUF1456 family protein gives rise to the protein MTNNDILKKLRVALQLRDEQIVEILELVDFRISKGELGNFFRTADHPKYMECGDQILRNFLNGLVIYLRGTKEDPKNPMEVLQKNKENLVKKVKIEQPTEAKPFKNKPKAASPSGKKPFAKTDKPKNPLGNIKFNNGKKK